One stretch of Zingiber officinale cultivar Zhangliang chromosome 6B, Zo_v1.1, whole genome shotgun sequence DNA includes these proteins:
- the LOC121991697 gene encoding pentatricopeptide repeat-containing protein At1g60770-like produces the protein MITAKRSVRLHLLWSAAATKMRFCAAAAATSLTADAAGATAVRTKEKKDPNVLYRRLSALGRAPEGSVTRTLDKWVKEGRSVCADELTRYVKELRRYQRHAHALELMEWMVNNKNTKMTYINHAMQLGLIAKVRGIEAAEKYFSDLPVQAKNKHTYGALLSSYCSEKNKNADKAFSLYNEMKMLNITSYPQVHFNLMSLYMRLGQHEKALTQYQEMKSDNVVPDSITCSILMNCYASLNDIESVERVIKEAEEDKKIKLRWSAYSTLASIYCSAGLMTKAASALQKLEKLIRGRDHEPYHFLISLYSRIDNLEEVKRIWKSYKTVFRKPTNVSYLIMLRSLDKLDDINGQQDLYEEWESVSGNSDVWVTNVMIGSYLRNNMIQQAQRVWEKASERGAVPDFKTGDMFLDYYLKNNDIDSALMWLETTISRMKRNEWKLSQDQVDTFLKAFEDAKDVEGAERLCECLRRLGLLDLNAYEKLLQTYLAANLKNPKLLQRIKDDKIELDSKTNKLLEMVCGDNE, from the exons ATGATCACGGCGAAGCGCTCCGTCCGACTACACTTGCTTTGGTCGGCCGCGGCGACCAAGATGAGATTCTGTGCGGCGGCCGCTGCGACATCTTTGACAGCCGACGCGGCTGGAGCTACGGCGGTCAGGACTAAAGAAAAGAAGGATCCGAATGTACTGTACCGCCGTCTGTCGGCTCTGGGGAGAGCTCCAGAGGGGAGTGTGACGAGGACGCTGGATAAGTGGGTGAAGGAAGGGAGGTCTGTGTGCGCGGATGAGCTGACTAGGTACGTTAAGGAACTCCGCAGGTACCAGCGCCACGCGCACGCCCTTGAG cTCATGGAGTGGATGGTAaacaacaaaaatacaaaaatgacTTACATCAATCATGCAATGCAGCTTGGCCTCATTGCTAAAGTCAGGGGTATCGAAGCAGCAGAGAAATACTTTTCCGACTTGCCTGTACAAGCCAAAAATAAGCACACATATGGAGCCCTTTTGAGTAGTTATTGCTCAGAGAAAAATAAGAATGCTGATAAAGCTTTTTCTCTTTACAATGAAATGAAGATGCTGAACATTACCTCATATCCTCAGGTCCATTTCAACTTAATGTCCCTTTATATGCGGTTGGGCCAGCATGAGAAGGCTCTCACCCAGTACCAAGAGATGAAGTCAGATAACGTAGTTCCAGATTCGATTACATGCTCCATCCTGATGAACTGCTATGCCTCATTGAATGACATTGAATCAGTAGAACGAGTTATAAAAGAAGCAGAGGaggataaaaaaattaagttgagATGGTCTGCATACAGTACCTTAGCTTCCATTTACTGTTCAGCTGGTCTAATGACGAAAGCTGCGAGTGCGCTTCAGAAGCTTGAAAAGCTTATACGTGGTCGAGATCATGAGCCTTATCATTTTTTAATCAGCTTATATTCAAGGATTGACAATTTAGAGGAGGTGAAGAGAATATGGAAGTCCTATAAAACTGTCTTTCGAAAACCTACCAATGTTAGCTATCTCATTATGCTGCGGTCCCTAGACAAACTTGATGATATCAATGGCCAGCAAGATTTATATGAAGAATGGGAATCTGTTAGCGGGAACTCTGATGTGTGGGTGACAAATGTGATGATAGGTTCGTATTTGAGAAACAATATGATTCAACAAGCGCAGCGGGTTTGGGAGAAAGCTTCGGAAAGGGGCGCTGTTCCTGATTTCAAGACTGGTGATATGTTCTTAGATTACTACTTGAAGAACAATGACATTGATTCTGCTCTCATGTGGTTAGAAACAACAATTTCAAGGATGAAACGGAATGAGTGGAAGTTAAGTCAAGACCAAGTGGACACTTTCCTGAAAGcctttgaagatgcaaaggatgtTGAAGGGGCAGAGAGGTTGTGCGAGTGTTTGAGGAGGCTCGGACTTCTTGATTTAAATGCATATGAAAAGCTCCTTCAGACGTATTTGGCAGCCAATTTGAAGAACCCTAAACTTCTTCAGAGGATTAAAGATGATAAGATTGAACTGGACTCCAAAACTAACAAATTGCTTGAAATGGTTTGTGGAGATAATGAATAA